The sequence CCCATCTCCCCAACCAAACATCCATCTATGAGGGAGATGTCCATGAGGGGCCGAGTCATCAAAAATTGTCTGACTGTAGGAGATAGGCTCTCCGTTTACTCGCCATGCGGTTTGATCGCTCATTTTTTGAAAGGCCGCAATCGCAATCGTTGCATCTTGATTTTCTCCAGAATTCAATTTGCCGCCCATTTCAATCCAGATCTGCTTCTGCACACTAAAGCCAAATTTACCGCTGCTGAGATGCACCCACAACCGATCAATCGTCAGCAGATCTTCGCAAGGAAATGTTCGTACCTGGCCTCCCGTTAAATATTGACGCTCTTCGGCTGCTCTCCCCGCAGCTTTCAGCATTACCTCAAATGTTTCTTGGTCAGCTTCTTCCCATTTACCTGCCTTCAACAAGTCCCGTAGCCGCGTATAGTCAATCCACTTTTCTGAACTCAGATCATCCTCGAAATTCGTTGAGTTAGTTGTCAGCAAATTTTCGTGACTAGCCAGCAAAGCACCTGCAAATTTTGAAGACTTATTATTGGCAGCTTCTTGAACGGAAAGCGCGTCAGCCGTTTCAATAGGTAATGGGAGACATTTCCGCAGGGCATCAAAAAAGCGGGCTTCCGGCAACTTGCCGCCGATTACATCGACCGATTGTTTAGTTGCAACCTGTAGCCACTGACGACCTTCGAGGAGTAGCGGAAAAATCGGCTTGTCAAGTTCAATCGCTCGCGTTAGCTCACAATTGACCCAATGAGATCGCTTTGAGCGAGGCGACATCACTAGCAAAAATACGGCACTCTGTTCTAAATGTTCTTCGATGACATCGGGCCAATCTGTTCCGTAGTCAATGCGATCGTCAATCCAGATCGGTAAGCGGTGCGACTGTAGCGCCTGCACTAATGTACTGACATAGGCTTGGTCTTGCCGACTGTAGCTGATAAAAATAAAACTCATGATTGTGCAGCATCCAGTTTTTTCAATTGCTCGACAACAAAGAGTTGAAAATCTGACAACTGCTTCCAGGCTTCCTGAAAAGTTTTGAAGTTCGGGCTTTGAAGTGCATGGGTATTGCCGTCTGAGTATCTGGGACTAAATCCTAAAACTTCTCTTTGATGAGACAGCTGGTGCCAATCTTGTTGACTTGGCATCCAAACTGCTTTGACGCGACGAAAAACCCCAAAGTCTTCTTCTCGGGTGGCATCATCTAAAAACTCAACCACATGAGTTACTTTTGCTTGTTGATGCAAAATCATGAGATCGCCTGCTTTAGGTAAACCGACCCCATGACTACTACGTCGCCACGTCAATTCAAAAATCGGTTGTTGACCGCTTCTCACACCTTCTAATCGATAAGCCCAGATACCAGAAGGATCTTTAATATTTTTGATGTACAAGATTTTGTCATGGTCAATCTCCTGTATCAATGAGACCGTTGACTTACGTGAAAAATCCTGAGTATCCGGAAGGGAAGTGGAATCGAGATTTTGAGGTTTTACGTCAGTGATGCCCCACTCCAATAAGTCGAATGCTTTTTGGTTTTGGAGTGTCTCACCAAATTTGACGAACTGGTATTGACTTAAAAAGTATTCATCCTCTGGAATACTTTCGATTCCCGGCAACAATACCGGAATGATTCGAACACTTTTACTGACGCATCTCTGTATTAAAGCTCCCAGTTCGAGTTCTTGCCATTTGCCCAAATCTTCGCCGATAAAAATGGCTGCTGCTTTGACAGTTCCGATCGCCCTTTGAATTTCTTGCTGGAAATGTTGCCCTGGAGCAATTTCCTCTTCATCTAGCCAGGGGCGCATACCCCGACCCTTTAGCGTTTGGTAAATTTGCCGAATTAATGGCTTGTCTTTGCTACTGTGCGCAAGGAAAACGTCGAACTGCTGCTCAGTCATTGCCAAAAGCCACTCTGGTACCTACGGAGTATCGCTTGACTCAAATTTTACTTAGAAGTCTCATAAGGGTGTGAGCGATCGCTCCCTCTCTCACGCCGCCACCAGACAAAGTTCAGGTTACTTTTGTGGGCCTATCGTCGGAAAGTGTCGAGGTTTTCGAGGTACCAGGCGTAGGTTTGCTCGATGCCAGTTTTGAGGTCGGTATTGGCTTGCCAACCCAGTTCTTTAAGACGCGAGACATCCATTAGCTTGCGTGGGGTGCCGTCGGGTTTCGAGGTATCGAATACTAGTTCACCCTCAAAGCCCACCACCGCCTGAATCGTCAGAGCCAGCTCCTTGATGGAAATTTCTTCTCCAGTGCCGACGTTGATGAACTCGGGGCGATCGTAGTTGTCCATCAAAAAGAGCAGGGCATCGGCCAGGTCATCCACATACAAAAACTCCCGCAGAGGCTCTCCCGTGCCCCACACCGTCACCGTGGGCGCGTCCGTCACCGTGGCGTCATGGAACTTGCGCATCAGGGCAGGCAATACGTGAGAGTTCGCCAGGTCAAAGTTGTCGTTAATGCCGTAAAGATTGGTCGGCATGGCCGAAATAAAGTTCACACCGTACTGCCGACAGTAGTTTTCACAGAGCTTGAGGCCCGCGATTTTGGCGATCGCATACGGCTCGTTCGTGGGTTCTAAAAAGCCGGACAGCAGGGCATCTTCGCGCATCGGCTGTGGTGCCAGCTTGGGATAAATGCAAGAAGACCCCAAGAACAGTAGTTTTTGCACTTGATGACGATAGGCGCTGTGAATCACGTTGGCCTCAATCATCAAGTTGTCATAGAGAAATTCGCCGCGATATACATTATTGGCCTGAATGCCTCCAACTTTGGCGGCGGCCAGGAACACGTAATCGGGCTGCTCAGTCGCGAAAAAATCTTCGACTGCGGCCTGATTTCGCAGATCCAACTCCTTGCTCGATCGCGTCACTAAGTTGATATAGCCCCGCGACTGTAATGCCCGCACGATGGCACTACCCACCAGGCCATTATGTCCAGCGACAAAGATTTTTGCTTGAGTATCCATCATTTAGCTAGAGGAGAAAGTATCAGCGGACGAGACATCGGGGGGGACAAACACCAGCGGGGCTCAGGCCATCTATCCATTAGGCAGCATAGCCTCTTGAGCAGCATCGCCGCCCCCAACACCTGGCGAAGCCAAACAGCTAATCCGTAAATAGATGCAGAGACATCGACCCTGGGTCATCCCGGGACTAGTAGTAGAGACAGTGTGCTGCCGGAAAAAACAGCCTCACAGACAGCCCCTTTCAGAATGCCCGACTCTGGGGGCATTTATACCAGCCATCAACAATCATCAGACTGGGCTACCCAAGACGACTCCAGTCAATAGACCCAACAGTCCCCCACCGAGCACTAGTTGCCAGGTCGGCACCTTAAATCGAATGAGTGCCACTAGGGAGACAATGCCAATCAGGGCGGCGATCACCATCAGTACTGGGGATGACTGCTCGACGATCGCAGTCTGCATGAGGGGAATAGCAGCAGCCGCGATCGCCCCCAACACCGCTGGCCGCACTGCCTTGAGAAACGCCTGCACCCAAGGATTGGTCCGCAAGCGGAGCAATACCGGAGCGCCCGCCATGATGAATAAAAAGGATGGGAGAAAAATACTCACTGCTGCCACCACGGCCCCAACGAGACCCGCCACCTTATAACCAATAAACGCTGAAGTCAGCACTACCGGGCCGGGACTCAGCTGCCCGATCGCCACGCCGTCGATAAATTCGCTGCGGGTCAGCCATTGCAGTTGATCAACGACTTCAAATTCCAGCAGGGGAATGATGACCAAACCGCCGCCAAAGGTAAAGGTGCCCGTCTTGAAAAATAAGGTCACTAGCGGCCAGAAAAACTCGCCAATGCGCTCCCAGCCCCAAAAGCTCGACAACGCCAAGACATCAGTGGACACCGTAGCCAGCGGCAAGCCGCTCATTAGGGCCAGCGGCAACCACACCGGCTGAGGCGCACCCCGGCGCGGATGATACAATATCGACCCCAGCAACCCAGCCACAATGAAGGCAACCAACGGGTTAAACCGCCACACTCCGACAGCCAGGCCCACGGCAATCGCGATTGCGACTCCGGGCCAGTCACGGATCGACTTTTTGCCCAGCTTCCAGCAAAAGCCCAGAATGATAGCAATCATGACTGGGGCAATGCCAAAAAACAGCGCGTCTAGCTGCGGTAGGGCCTGCCAGCGAAAATACGCCCAAGACAGCACCACAACAATTAAAAAGGCCGGTGCAATAAACGCGATACCCGCCACCAGCGCCCCTAGCTGTCCGGCACGGATGTAACCCAGATAAATGCCCATTTGGGTCGAGGCTGGCCCCGGCAACATTTCACAAATGGCCAAACCGTCGCTAAATTGCTCCTGCGTCAACCATTGGCGGCGCACCACAGCTTCGTCATTTTGCATGGCGATATGAGCTTGTGGCCCCCCAAACCCCAGACAGCCCAAGCGACTAAAAATTTGCACCAGTTCACGCAGGCGCAGACTCAAGGGCAATGGGGGATGCGTTGGGGGGGAAGACATATGGACAATACAGGGCAAAACGTTGAGGTGGACTAGTCAAACGACTGCACTAAGTAGCGCAGTCAACCGCTAGCCGCTGAATGTCTTTGTATTGTCAACGAGAACTGCTATCTCGCAGGATGTCTAGAACACATCAGGGCGTCACTCGCTGCCAATTGGGCGATCGCCCATCCACACTGGGTCATCCTCCAGCAATGTCAACCATAGAAACCTTAAGGAAGTCCATAGTTAATTGAATCCTTGGCCATCGTTAGATAGATTGAGGACAATAGATCGACTTCAAAAGCTTTAAAGCTGGGTCCAGAAAGCTTTCCATCATAGATTGCCGACACGGCAAAGTGACAAGTTAATAGAATTTGGTCTATGATAGCCTTGGCGCACAATTGGGAGACTTAGATCTTTGTTTCACGCCACGCTACACCAACTCAAAGTTTTTGAGGCAACCGCCCGTCACGGAAGCTTTACCCGCGCTGCTGAAGAGCTGTATCTGACTCAGCCCACCGTCTCGATTCAGGTTAAGCAACTAACGAAGGCGGTCGGACTGCCTCTATTTGAGCAAATTGGGAAGCGGCTATATCTCACTCAAGCTGGGCAGCAACTCCTTGATACCTGCCAGCGCGTCTTTGAGGGGCTGGAACAATTTGAGATGGCGATCGCTGATATCAAAGGCATGAAACAGGGCCAGCTCAAGATTGCCGTTATTACCA is a genomic window of Leptolyngbya iicbica LK containing:
- the fcl gene encoding GDP-L-fucose synthase encodes the protein MDTQAKIFVAGHNGLVGSAIVRALQSRGYINLVTRSSKELDLRNQAAVEDFFATEQPDYVFLAAAKVGGIQANNVYRGEFLYDNLMIEANVIHSAYRHQVQKLLFLGSSCIYPKLAPQPMREDALLSGFLEPTNEPYAIAKIAGLKLCENYCRQYGVNFISAMPTNLYGINDNFDLANSHVLPALMRKFHDATVTDAPTVTVWGTGEPLREFLYVDDLADALLFLMDNYDRPEFINVGTGEEISIKELALTIQAVVGFEGELVFDTSKPDGTPRKLMDVSRLKELGWQANTDLKTGIEQTYAWYLENLDTFRR
- the chrA gene encoding chromate efflux transporter encodes the protein MSSPPTHPPLPLSLRLRELVQIFSRLGCLGFGGPQAHIAMQNDEAVVRRQWLTQEQFSDGLAICEMLPGPASTQMGIYLGYIRAGQLGALVAGIAFIAPAFLIVVVLSWAYFRWQALPQLDALFFGIAPVMIAIILGFCWKLGKKSIRDWPGVAIAIAVGLAVGVWRFNPLVAFIVAGLLGSILYHPRRGAPQPVWLPLALMSGLPLATVSTDVLALSSFWGWERIGEFFWPLVTLFFKTGTFTFGGGLVIIPLLEFEVVDQLQWLTRSEFIDGVAIGQLSPGPVVLTSAFIGYKVAGLVGAVVAAVSIFLPSFLFIMAGAPVLLRLRTNPWVQAFLKAVRPAVLGAIAAAAIPLMQTAIVEQSSPVLMVIAALIGIVSLVALIRFKVPTWQLVLGGGLLGLLTGVVLGSPV
- a CDS encoding toll/interleukin-1 receptor domain-containing protein, whose amino-acid sequence is MTEQQFDVFLAHSSKDKPLIRQIYQTLKGRGMRPWLDEEEIAPGQHFQQEIQRAIGTVKAAAIFIGEDLGKWQELELGALIQRCVSKSVRIIPVLLPGIESIPEDEYFLSQYQFVKFGETLQNQKAFDLLEWGITDVKPQNLDSTSLPDTQDFSRKSTVSLIQEIDHDKILYIKNIKDPSGIWAYRLEGVRSGQQPIFELTWRRSSHGVGLPKAGDLMILHQQAKVTHVVEFLDDATREEDFGVFRRVKAVWMPSQQDWHQLSHQREVLGFSPRYSDGNTHALQSPNFKTFQEAWKQLSDFQLFVVEQLKKLDAAQS
- a CDS encoding GUN4 domain-containing protein → MSFIFISYSRQDQAYVSTLVQALQSHRLPIWIDDRIDYGTDWPDVIEEHLEQSAVFLLVMSPRSKRSHWVNCELTRAIELDKPIFPLLLEGRQWLQVATKQSVDVIGGKLPEARFFDALRKCLPLPIETADALSVQEAANNKSSKFAGALLASHENLLTTNSTNFEDDLSSEKWIDYTRLRDLLKAGKWEEADQETFEVMLKAAGRAAEERQYLTGGQVRTFPCEDLLTIDRLWVHLSSGKFGFSVQKQIWIEMGGKLNSGENQDATIAIAAFQKMSDQTAWRVNGEPISYSQTIFDDSAPHGHLPHRWMFGWGDGGIRLLSSLIQPFPVS